In one window of uncultured Sphaerochaeta sp. DNA:
- a CDS encoding PD-(D/E)XK nuclease family protein, translated as MSLSQTKRSYVHEAFDQGLICVFPTEVAARSYLVDYALHGKHHAILAERAISYDTFRGYFLPHHETMAPANSLTRQLFIHQLLESGSLLRYFLNPTYPEMNNRVKGYLAKLLPSLLEACQGEVLSNLDSAMQTDLLVLYGQYQQFLDEHQLFEPRYEKPSIPDDWDTGKSYCILFSDTNPDAESLYEQLGRPAFMELRKAPEEDPSVSLEVFPNHLVEIKQTLKRVRDLLDAGVETHQIVIGSTATDTLMDVLREEAMLYGIPLTVREGKSVLAYSSGRFLSLIQEVYDEQFSLESLKSLLLDPGIPWAEGEKHRVFIKRSVRQSIMHGSLYGEDQYSSLLGDRDLQRWYEGLKQSIIAIVQAEDIEDLRRKINHFQDTYFIPTQWVDTPGEDVYAFCLDAMAQVGDAMEKTGITSYPRIFSFLLAHLQNKRYVFQQKSEGIAVYRWPQVSVLNADYLFILALDQEGARCVERPLEFLPQQIEKALRKEVDTTEAHFRCATLADGQRFLSCHMRRYEGEMMVPAYFLQHGRLSLYEPDLEAITDPLAAELFLYKHAALPDVKATASQRDWFLAAKKTVLAERADDYARHPIKPDLIARLKDDKGRFQFSPTGIDQFDHCPYAWLARYLYGLKTEEYEVQPVDHQRIGMLLHSVYQQFFSEIRDYDTQEREMYQERLYALFDECLVSYYGQRGPSPSMRSWIIASYKEKMASILDGESALFAHGRSIAFEASYEVEQFPLLIHGRIDRVISLNPPEDTKLAVIDYKKGVPEVKRVSGHLESFQLPVYRLLLTHDRDVSVSNASYYSVKDEKYYTLWSQEDDPSALLCEEQLQQRLESLLEAVQGGHLMATPSKKHCGPCPYRSLCRRRYATL; from the coding sequence ATGAGTCTATCACAAACGAAACGTTCCTATGTGCACGAGGCTTTTGACCAGGGATTGATTTGTGTATTCCCCACCGAGGTTGCAGCTCGATCATACCTGGTAGACTATGCGCTCCATGGGAAACATCATGCAATCCTGGCGGAGAGAGCCATCTCCTATGATACCTTTCGAGGCTATTTCCTGCCTCATCATGAAACCATGGCCCCGGCAAACAGTCTTACCCGTCAGCTCTTTATCCATCAGCTACTCGAGTCGGGGAGTTTGCTTCGCTATTTTCTCAATCCAACATATCCGGAGATGAACAACCGGGTGAAAGGATATCTTGCCAAGTTATTGCCATCCCTCCTGGAAGCCTGCCAGGGGGAGGTGCTCAGCAACCTCGACTCTGCCATGCAGACGGACCTATTGGTGCTCTATGGGCAGTACCAGCAGTTCCTGGATGAGCATCAACTGTTCGAACCCAGGTACGAGAAGCCAAGCATACCCGATGACTGGGACACTGGAAAGTCGTATTGCATTCTTTTCTCAGATACCAATCCAGACGCGGAGAGCTTGTACGAACAGCTGGGAAGGCCAGCCTTCATGGAACTAAGGAAAGCTCCTGAAGAGGATCCTTCAGTGAGTTTGGAAGTGTTTCCCAACCACCTCGTAGAGATCAAGCAAACGCTCAAAAGGGTGAGGGATCTCTTGGATGCAGGGGTGGAGACACACCAGATTGTAATCGGCAGTACTGCAACCGACACCCTCATGGATGTACTCCGCGAGGAGGCAATGCTTTATGGTATTCCCTTGACGGTAAGGGAAGGGAAATCGGTACTCGCCTACAGCAGTGGGCGGTTTCTCAGCCTGATCCAAGAGGTATATGACGAACAATTCAGTCTGGAAAGCTTGAAATCACTCTTGCTCGACCCTGGTATTCCCTGGGCTGAGGGGGAAAAACATCGTGTTTTCATCAAGCGTTCAGTCAGGCAGTCAATCATGCATGGCTCCCTGTATGGAGAGGACCAGTACAGTTCCTTGCTGGGAGACAGGGATTTGCAGAGGTGGTATGAAGGATTGAAGCAGAGCATCATTGCAATTGTCCAGGCTGAGGATATTGAGGACTTACGACGGAAAATCAATCACTTCCAGGATACCTACTTCATTCCAACCCAGTGGGTCGACACCCCAGGGGAAGATGTCTATGCGTTCTGTCTTGATGCCATGGCTCAGGTAGGGGATGCGATGGAGAAAACCGGAATCACCTCGTACCCCAGGATCTTTTCCTTTTTACTTGCTCACCTACAGAACAAGCGATATGTATTTCAGCAGAAGAGTGAGGGTATTGCCGTTTATCGATGGCCACAGGTATCAGTTTTGAATGCTGATTATCTCTTTATCCTTGCGCTTGACCAGGAAGGGGCCCGGTGTGTTGAGCGCCCCTTGGAATTCCTGCCCCAACAGATTGAGAAGGCACTACGCAAGGAGGTCGATACCACCGAAGCTCATTTTCGCTGTGCAACCCTCGCTGATGGACAGCGTTTCCTCTCCTGCCATATGCGTCGTTATGAAGGGGAGATGATGGTTCCTGCCTATTTCCTGCAGCACGGGCGCCTCTCTCTGTATGAACCTGATCTGGAGGCCATTACCGATCCATTGGCTGCAGAACTGTTTCTCTACAAGCATGCAGCTCTTCCTGATGTGAAGGCAACAGCAAGCCAGAGGGATTGGTTTCTGGCGGCCAAGAAGACCGTACTTGCTGAACGTGCTGATGACTATGCACGCCATCCCATCAAGCCAGACCTTATTGCAAGGCTCAAGGATGATAAGGGAAGATTCCAGTTCTCCCCAACTGGCATAGACCAGTTTGACCACTGTCCGTATGCATGGCTTGCAAGGTATCTCTATGGACTTAAAACAGAGGAATATGAAGTCCAACCGGTGGACCACCAAAGGATTGGGATGCTTCTGCACTCCGTGTACCAACAGTTCTTTTCTGAGATTCGTGACTATGATACTCAGGAACGGGAGATGTATCAGGAGCGCCTGTATGCACTGTTTGACGAGTGTCTGGTCTCTTACTATGGGCAGCGTGGGCCTTCCCCATCAATGAGGAGCTGGATCATTGCCAGCTATAAGGAGAAGATGGCTTCCATTCTTGATGGGGAATCGGCACTGTTTGCCCATGGAAGATCCATTGCATTCGAGGCGTCCTACGAGGTAGAGCAATTTCCCCTTCTCATACACGGCCGAATCGACCGTGTAATCAGCCTTAACCCCCCAGAAGATACCAAACTTGCTGTCATCGACTATAAAAAAGGGGTTCCGGAGGTAAAACGTGTTTCGGGGCATCTTGAGTCATTTCAGCTACCCGTCTACCGATTATTGTTGACCCATGACCGTGATGTCTCCGTATCCAACGCTTCCTACTACAGCGTCAAGGATGAGAAGTACTACACGCTCTGGTCCCAGGAGGATGATCCATCTGCATTACTTTGTGAAGAGCAACTGCAGCAGCGCCTGGAGAGTCTGCTTGAGGCCGTGCAGGGTGGGCATCTGATGGCAACGCCATCAAAGAAACATTGTGGACCTTGTCCCTACCGATCCTTGTGCCGGAGGAGGTACGCAACACTATGA
- a CDS encoding type II CAAX endopeptidase family protein — MEKPRRNLMQKDTKKESSPFSLALAMVLSLLFWLILGPYFVTMLGHFNIPYLRANAPFLAMSLGIVASWKLLLTSSPRSLITDHSTFRLILFLKSMGAYLLVAMLFLLLGLMVEPEAYSTSDASILEHLMLLPLVLVLTPIQTSSEEVVFRVFPIRVVQGGRLKRGAVKNVLACVLSAILFTAPHLSNRELGSAENPTLVLVFYALFGGLVTALSIATGGFEPALAVHAANNLFVALICNYQGSSLPSLPLLTTTKAIGTPLDLLQLIIGLLTVFLVVRKDIMAQHHAPKW, encoded by the coding sequence ATGGAAAAACCAAGAAGAAACTTGATGCAGAAGGATACAAAAAAAGAAAGTTCGCCCTTCAGCTTGGCACTGGCGATGGTTCTCAGCTTGCTCTTCTGGCTGATACTGGGCCCTTACTTTGTAACTATGCTTGGGCATTTCAACATCCCCTACCTAAGGGCAAATGCACCCTTCCTTGCCATGTCTTTGGGGATAGTAGCCTCATGGAAGCTGTTGCTTACCTCGAGTCCACGATCGTTGATCACCGACCACAGTACATTTCGTCTCATCCTCTTTCTCAAGAGTATGGGGGCATATCTTCTGGTGGCAATGCTTTTTTTACTCCTTGGACTCATGGTTGAACCAGAGGCATACAGTACCAGTGACGCTTCCATTCTGGAACATCTGATGTTGCTTCCCCTGGTCCTGGTCCTTACCCCCATCCAGACCAGCAGTGAGGAAGTAGTATTCAGGGTATTTCCCATTCGGGTTGTACAAGGGGGAAGGCTGAAAAGAGGGGCAGTGAAAAATGTCCTTGCCTGTGTACTCTCTGCAATCCTGTTCACGGCTCCCCATCTCTCAAACAGGGAACTAGGAAGTGCAGAGAACCCAACGCTCGTCTTGGTGTTCTACGCACTCTTCGGTGGCTTGGTTACTGCGCTGAGCATTGCCACTGGAGGATTTGAACCAGCTCTGGCAGTCCATGCAGCCAATAACCTCTTTGTTGCCCTTATCTGCAACTACCAGGGATCCTCCCTTCCCAGCCTTCCGCTTCTGACCACCACAAAGGCAATCGGTACTCCCTTGGATCTCCTGCAACTCATCATTGGGCTTTTAACGGTATTCCTCGTGGTCAGAAAGGATATCATGGCTCAACACCACGCTCCAAAATGGTAA
- a CDS encoding LD-carboxypeptidase: protein MIRKPKMLKRGDTVATVSLSWGGAGDPELIWRYEVGKQRLQDVFGLKVIEMPHTLSGSSFIADHPELRAQDLMDAFLSPSINGIFTCIGGNDSIRLLPYLDLDVIAQNPKVFLGYSDSTVTHLVCYKAGFSSFYGPSILAEFAENREIYPYTSKWVHKSLFTSHAPLEVEKPACWTSEYVPWTEENRDTMKHLFPHEGYRVLQGDGVAEGSLLGGCIEVLLQCINTPLWPDFSGSLLFLESSEEASEPPQYREYLLQLAATGVFSQVRGILVGKPYQGLHEHAYEIILLEILRDLGLSSLVVATNLPFGHNEPMCLLPYGAQARFDCTKKTFTILERGVEP, encoded by the coding sequence ATGATCAGAAAACCAAAGATGCTGAAAAGGGGCGATACCGTTGCAACGGTGAGTCTGAGTTGGGGTGGAGCAGGGGATCCTGAGCTTATCTGGCGGTATGAGGTTGGAAAGCAGAGGCTTCAGGATGTATTTGGGCTCAAGGTGATTGAGATGCCACATACGCTCAGCGGAAGCTCCTTCATTGCTGATCATCCAGAGCTCCGAGCACAGGACCTAATGGATGCGTTTTTATCCCCCTCCATCAATGGTATTTTTACGTGTATTGGAGGTAATGACAGTATCAGACTGCTGCCGTATCTGGATCTGGATGTCATCGCTCAGAACCCAAAGGTATTTCTTGGGTACTCGGACTCAACCGTTACCCACTTGGTTTGTTACAAAGCAGGATTCTCTTCGTTCTATGGGCCATCCATCCTGGCCGAGTTTGCTGAAAACAGGGAAATCTATCCCTATACTTCCAAGTGGGTCCACAAATCACTCTTTACTTCCCACGCCCCGCTGGAGGTTGAAAAACCTGCCTGCTGGACGAGTGAGTATGTTCCTTGGACTGAAGAGAACAGAGATACCATGAAACACCTTTTTCCTCATGAAGGATACCGTGTGCTTCAGGGTGACGGAGTGGCTGAAGGCTCTTTGCTTGGAGGTTGTATTGAAGTATTGCTACAATGCATCAATACACCTCTCTGGCCTGACTTTTCAGGTTCCTTGCTTTTCTTGGAGAGTTCAGAGGAAGCCTCAGAACCACCTCAATACAGAGAGTACTTATTGCAATTGGCAGCGACAGGGGTATTCTCACAGGTTCGGGGCATTCTAGTCGGTAAACCTTACCAAGGGCTTCACGAGCATGCCTATGAAATTATCCTATTGGAAATTCTTCGAGACCTAGGCTTGTCGTCGCTGGTGGTGGCTACAAACCTTCCTTTTGGACACAACGAACCGATGTGTCTCTTGCCCTATGGAGCTCAAGCACGTTTTGATTGCACAAAGAAAACCTTTACCATTTTGGAGCGTGGTGTTGAGCCATGA
- a CDS encoding L-fucose isomerase, which produces MANTNGMQSVGPEKRYASSLPKIGIRPVIDGRQRGVRESLEDQTMNMAKAAAKLISENLFHGTGEPVECVIADGTIGRVRESADCAEKFAKEGVAVTLTVTPCWCYGTETFDMDPMTVKGVWGFNGTERPGAVYLAAVLAAHTQKGLPAFGIYGRDVQDNDDTSIPEDVAEKILRFARAGIAVATMRGKSYLSIGGMSMGIAGSIVDQDFLQTYLGMRSEVVDMCEIERRIAEEIYDPEEYKKAIAWVKENCIQAEDVANPPEYQRSEEQLAKDWEYCTKMTMIGRDLMVGNKKLEKLGFKEEALGHNAICAGFQGQRQWTDHWPNGDFMETMLTTSFDWNGIREPYIMATENDHLNGISMLFCKLLTNRAAIFSDVRTYWSPAAIERVSGWKPEGLAKEGFIHLINSGATTLDAAGQMKNEKGESEMKPYWEITEEDVKKTLENTRFSVANGGYFRGGGYSSTFLSEGGMPLTMVRINMVKGVGPVLQLAEGWTCEVPENVFDVINKRTDQTWPTTWFVPRTNGKEGPFKDVYSVMANWGANHGALSYGHFGADIISLCAMLRIPVCMHNVEEDKIFRPSAWSMLGMDKEGADYRACSTFGPLYGKY; this is translated from the coding sequence ATGGCAAATACAAATGGAATGCAATCGGTAGGGCCTGAGAAGCGCTATGCTTCTTCCCTTCCCAAGATTGGAATTCGCCCGGTCATCGACGGCAGACAGCGAGGCGTTCGCGAGTCCTTGGAAGATCAGACCATGAACATGGCAAAGGCTGCAGCTAAGCTGATCAGCGAAAACCTGTTCCATGGAACCGGAGAGCCGGTTGAATGTGTTATTGCTGATGGAACCATCGGTCGTGTGAGAGAGAGTGCGGATTGTGCAGAGAAATTTGCCAAGGAAGGAGTAGCCGTCACCCTGACAGTAACTCCCTGTTGGTGTTATGGAACCGAGACATTTGATATGGATCCCATGACCGTAAAGGGTGTATGGGGTTTCAATGGGACAGAACGCCCGGGTGCAGTATATCTTGCTGCAGTACTTGCCGCTCATACCCAGAAAGGCCTGCCTGCCTTTGGCATCTATGGTCGTGACGTACAAGACAACGATGATACCTCCATCCCTGAGGATGTAGCAGAAAAGATCCTCCGCTTTGCACGTGCCGGTATAGCTGTAGCAACCATGAGAGGAAAGAGCTATCTCTCCATCGGTGGCATGTCCATGGGTATCGCTGGATCAATCGTCGACCAGGATTTCTTGCAAACCTACCTGGGAATGCGCAGTGAAGTGGTCGATATGTGCGAGATTGAACGCCGTATCGCTGAAGAGATCTATGATCCTGAAGAATATAAAAAGGCTATTGCATGGGTGAAAGAAAACTGCATCCAGGCTGAAGATGTGGCCAATCCTCCTGAGTACCAGAGAAGTGAGGAGCAGCTTGCCAAGGATTGGGAATACTGCACCAAGATGACCATGATCGGTCGTGACCTCATGGTTGGCAACAAGAAGCTCGAGAAGCTCGGTTTCAAGGAAGAGGCACTTGGGCATAATGCAATCTGTGCAGGATTCCAGGGCCAGAGACAGTGGACCGACCATTGGCCGAATGGTGACTTCATGGAAACCATGCTTACCACCAGTTTTGATTGGAACGGCATCCGTGAACCGTATATCATGGCAACAGAGAATGATCACCTGAACGGTATCAGCATGCTCTTCTGTAAGTTGCTCACCAACCGTGCTGCAATCTTCAGCGATGTGAGAACCTACTGGAGCCCTGCAGCTATTGAGAGAGTTTCTGGTTGGAAGCCAGAGGGCCTGGCTAAGGAAGGATTCATTCACTTGATCAACAGTGGTGCTACCACGCTTGATGCTGCTGGTCAGATGAAGAACGAGAAAGGCGAAAGCGAGATGAAGCCTTACTGGGAGATTACTGAGGAAGATGTAAAGAAAACCCTCGAGAATACCCGCTTCAGCGTCGCCAACGGTGGTTATTTCCGCGGTGGTGGTTATAGCTCAACCTTCCTCAGCGAAGGTGGAATGCCGCTAACCATGGTCAGGATCAACATGGTCAAGGGCGTAGGCCCTGTCCTGCAGCTTGCTGAGGGATGGACCTGTGAAGTACCGGAGAATGTCTTCGACGTTATCAACAAGCGCACCGACCAGACTTGGCCGACCACTTGGTTCGTACCCAGAACCAATGGCAAGGAAGGTCCCTTCAAGGACGTTTACTCGGTCATGGCAAACTGGGGAGCAAACCACGGAGCACTGAGTTATGGGCACTTTGGTGCTGATATCATCTCACTCTGTGCAATGCTGCGCATCCCCGTATGCATGCATAATGTTGAGGAAGATAAGATCTTCCGTCCCAGTGCATGGTCAATGCTTGGCATGGACAAGGAAGGAGCTGACTATCGCGCCTGCTCTACCTTTGGACCACTGTACGGCAAGTACTAA
- a CDS encoding UvrD-helicase domain-containing protein — MIRFEEFLKHTNARLDDNQRKAVNVLNNCVVSAGAGSGKTTVLSYRFLRLVLERKARCDEILTLTFTRKAAREMHQRIHKHLLTCLEDEDIAQQLETFSEAAIATLDSFCATIVRSNSVAYGVPQDFVIDDEKNLGTIRRVATELLDVYPQSPGAKLLSELYTPDTLIDNVFVPLASTYYCLPNTVEVGGAERILAAVEREYERLLVQYREMLTLYASFTDKGNTVQGYKSDAQSMLSRMDACKNRDELLSLLCSDFAHRRAPGNGKADDIQTIKDTVAIYRELRSKLCMALSIMLAQDQLYAVMEFMQEFVSRYQREKRSSGILTFADVSTLAVTMLAEDKALRSFYKKKFRYIMIDEFQDNNAQQKAMLYLLAERLDREGDGIPLPDDLQKDKLFFVGDEKQSIYRFRGSDVRVFKQLSGELASIGGETITLGRNYRSEPDLIKLFNTMFSCIMQNEGESYEADFSTLGFRDASPGVQSSCTLLIKPYQESGGDEEEEEASSVEAEAYTIAKLVRQMLESDEFLIPSKEGPRRPKASDIALLLRTTSNQLSFEKAFRRFDVPYTVQAARSLMLEAPANDLYAMLQLTLYPEDKQAYATVLRSPFCNLSDWAITHVVQEPLFSLLPILSEDDGERLAACGAFYQRLHEAVGSESLSTLALMLWYESGYYLSLVSHPQYQVYVEHFAFFHRLAQIQEEQGKSISQFVDFLRRNLVQNEKIDQLEVIKEQESGLQIMSIHKSKGLEFPIVIVGNAASKGKGGGDYLSTFLDIPLPHYLSSSYHISATKQETVRHAGTLFAGSEEQDMEIAELKRLLYVAMTRAETHLILSGAFSKNNRGLNPDKKADTLLQMLVGSLSLDIDNPVHDEGILKVRPIESIPEHFLYSGEREDSSAVLERLQTAESWYDQATPDYKGQPIRVATTKLHPLVHGGEGIPLPRYPSDEILGGYTEDQVTGFGTFVHALCEQMVLGNEVPELASLMPDSLTRVMKAQELFVLQQDALVLCSGFMKSEWYEREIKPYPVESEVGFFSAIEQEGRTIVAEGSIDLLVRQNDSYLVIDFKTDRWRDEDVHRFQVETYMQATKRMYQRPVRGCVIYLRDPAQVLVWEGENP, encoded by the coding sequence ATGATTCGTTTCGAAGAGTTTCTGAAGCACACAAATGCGAGGCTGGATGACAACCAGAGGAAGGCTGTGAATGTCCTGAACAACTGTGTTGTCTCTGCCGGAGCTGGCTCAGGCAAGACCACGGTTCTCAGTTACCGATTCCTTCGTCTGGTTCTTGAAAGAAAAGCCCGATGTGATGAAATCCTGACCCTGACGTTCACCCGAAAGGCTGCAAGGGAGATGCATCAGCGTATTCATAAGCATCTCCTTACCTGTCTTGAGGATGAAGACATTGCCCAACAACTTGAAACCTTCAGTGAAGCGGCCATCGCCACATTGGACAGTTTTTGCGCAACGATAGTCAGGAGCAATTCCGTGGCCTATGGAGTGCCTCAGGATTTCGTCATCGATGATGAGAAAAACCTAGGAACCATCCGTCGTGTAGCTACTGAATTGCTGGATGTGTATCCACAGAGCCCGGGGGCGAAGTTGCTCAGTGAGCTCTATACCCCAGACACCCTGATAGACAATGTATTTGTCCCACTGGCAAGTACCTACTACTGCCTACCCAATACTGTTGAGGTAGGGGGAGCTGAGCGCATTCTTGCAGCAGTGGAGAGGGAGTATGAACGTCTGCTTGTCCAGTACCGTGAGATGTTGACTCTCTACGCTTCCTTTACCGACAAGGGCAACACTGTACAAGGCTACAAGAGCGACGCACAGTCGATGCTCTCCAGGATGGATGCCTGTAAGAACAGGGATGAGCTGCTATCCTTGTTGTGTTCCGATTTTGCCCATCGTAGGGCTCCGGGAAACGGGAAAGCAGATGACATCCAGACCATCAAGGATACCGTGGCGATATACAGGGAGCTGAGAAGCAAGCTCTGTATGGCGTTGAGTATCATGCTTGCTCAGGACCAGTTATATGCAGTGATGGAATTCATGCAGGAGTTTGTAAGCAGGTATCAGAGAGAAAAACGCTCGAGCGGGATTCTTACCTTTGCCGATGTCTCTACCCTTGCGGTGACGATGCTCGCTGAGGACAAGGCTTTGCGCTCTTTCTACAAGAAGAAATTCCGTTACATCATGATTGATGAATTCCAGGATAATAATGCACAGCAGAAAGCAATGCTCTACTTGCTTGCGGAACGACTGGACAGGGAAGGGGATGGCATCCCCCTGCCTGATGATTTGCAGAAGGATAAGCTGTTCTTTGTAGGGGATGAAAAGCAGTCGATCTATCGCTTCAGGGGTAGTGATGTTCGGGTTTTCAAGCAACTGAGCGGAGAGTTGGCTTCCATCGGAGGGGAGACCATCACCCTGGGAAGGAACTATCGTAGTGAGCCGGACTTGATCAAGCTGTTCAATACGATGTTTTCCTGCATCATGCAGAATGAGGGGGAGAGCTACGAGGCAGACTTTTCAACGCTAGGCTTCCGTGATGCCTCCCCTGGTGTGCAAAGCAGCTGTACGCTTCTGATCAAGCCCTATCAGGAAAGTGGTGGTGACGAAGAGGAGGAGGAAGCTTCCTCCGTTGAAGCTGAGGCATATACCATTGCAAAACTGGTCAGGCAGATGCTTGAAAGTGATGAGTTCCTGATACCCTCAAAAGAGGGGCCAAGAAGGCCCAAGGCAAGCGATATTGCACTCCTGCTTCGTACGACCAGCAACCAGCTGAGTTTTGAGAAGGCCTTCAGGAGATTTGATGTCCCCTATACGGTACAGGCAGCACGGTCCTTGATGCTGGAAGCTCCAGCAAACGATCTGTATGCCATGTTACAGCTCACGCTGTATCCTGAAGATAAGCAAGCGTATGCCACAGTCCTTCGCTCTCCCTTCTGTAACCTGAGTGATTGGGCTATTACCCATGTGGTACAAGAACCACTTTTTTCCCTACTTCCCATACTCTCAGAGGACGACGGCGAGCGATTGGCAGCTTGCGGGGCTTTCTACCAGCGGTTGCACGAGGCGGTAGGCAGTGAATCATTGAGTACCCTTGCCCTGATGCTTTGGTATGAGAGTGGTTACTACCTCTCCTTGGTTTCCCACCCGCAGTATCAGGTATATGTCGAACATTTTGCTTTTTTCCACCGCCTTGCACAGATTCAGGAAGAACAGGGCAAGAGTATCAGCCAATTTGTCGATTTCCTGAGACGAAATCTGGTTCAAAACGAAAAAATCGACCAACTTGAGGTAATAAAGGAACAGGAATCGGGGCTTCAGATTATGTCGATCCATAAGTCAAAGGGATTGGAGTTTCCCATTGTGATCGTGGGAAATGCCGCATCCAAGGGAAAAGGTGGAGGGGACTATCTCAGTACCTTCCTCGATATTCCACTTCCACACTATCTTTCTTCCTCCTACCATATCTCTGCCACGAAGCAAGAGACCGTCCGTCATGCCGGGACGCTCTTCGCTGGTAGTGAAGAACAGGACATGGAGATTGCTGAGCTGAAACGGTTGTTGTATGTTGCCATGACCAGGGCGGAGACCCATCTCATACTTAGTGGAGCATTTTCCAAGAACAACAGGGGGCTGAATCCTGACAAGAAAGCTGATACATTGCTGCAGATGCTGGTTGGCAGTCTCTCCCTGGATATCGACAATCCTGTACATGATGAGGGTATCTTGAAAGTGCGGCCAATAGAGAGTATTCCTGAGCACTTTCTCTACAGCGGAGAGCGAGAGGATAGCTCAGCTGTGCTTGAAAGGTTACAAACTGCTGAGAGCTGGTATGATCAAGCCACACCAGATTACAAAGGGCAACCTATCCGAGTGGCCACCACGAAGCTTCATCCGCTTGTCCATGGGGGTGAAGGCATCCCGTTGCCACGGTATCCTAGTGATGAGATTCTTGGTGGATATACCGAGGATCAGGTAACCGGGTTTGGTACGTTTGTCCATGCACTCTGTGAACAGATGGTACTGGGCAATGAGGTGCCTGAGCTCGCCTCGCTTATGCCTGACTCCCTGACAAGGGTTATGAAAGCACAGGAGTTGTTCGTGCTCCAACAGGATGCTCTTGTCTTGTGTAGCGGGTTCATGAAGAGTGAGTGGTATGAGAGAGAGATAAAACCATATCCTGTCGAGAGTGAAGTAGGCTTTTTCAGTGCCATTGAGCAGGAAGGACGGACCATTGTGGCTGAAGGTTCAATTGATTTGCTGGTGAGGCAGAATGATTCCTACCTCGTAATAGATTTCAAGACCGATAGGTGGAGGGATGAAGATGTCCACCGTTTCCAGGTAGAGACCTATATGCAAGCAACAAAAAGAATGTATCAACGCCCGGTACGAGGGTGCGTAATCTATTTGCGTGACCCCGCTCAGGTGTTGGTATGGGAAGGAGAAAATCCATGA
- the yiaK gene encoding 3-dehydro-L-gulonate 2-dehydrogenase, whose amino-acid sequence MMRIPFETMCAQFERVLESRDMNKHDAALCARLVAETSLEGVYTHGANRFASLIKGIDEKRVDVHAHAQKSDSFASLERWDGKRGVGNLNAYASMKRAIELAKEHTIGCVALKHTNHWMRPGTYGLMAAKEGCIALLWTNTMPLMSPWGGSDTKIGNNPLVLAIPSEEGPLLVDMAMSLFSYGKLETYMREKKELPVPGGWDEKGELTTDPEAILQSKRSLPIGFWKGTSLALALDLIAATLSGGRTTRSIGSLAEEGEVSQVFLVFDTSKFPDQENLQKEIRATLDDLANSTPLEAEKPVRYPGQFREQTRKENLEKGIPVDEVVWNTILSL is encoded by the coding sequence ATGATGCGAATTCCATTTGAGACGATGTGTGCACAATTTGAACGCGTGCTTGAGAGCCGGGATATGAATAAGCATGATGCTGCGCTCTGTGCTCGACTGGTAGCTGAAACCTCGCTTGAAGGGGTATACACCCATGGGGCAAATCGATTTGCCTCATTGATCAAGGGTATTGATGAAAAGCGTGTCGATGTGCACGCCCATGCCCAGAAGAGTGATTCATTCGCTTCTCTTGAGCGATGGGATGGAAAGCGTGGTGTAGGAAACCTTAATGCCTATGCCTCCATGAAGCGAGCTATTGAACTGGCAAAAGAGCATACCATCGGTTGCGTTGCCTTGAAGCATACCAACCATTGGATGAGACCTGGTACCTATGGATTGATGGCTGCCAAGGAGGGGTGTATTGCGCTTCTCTGGACCAACACGATGCCACTGATGAGCCCATGGGGGGGATCTGATACCAAGATTGGGAACAATCCTCTGGTTCTTGCCATTCCCAGTGAAGAGGGGCCACTTCTTGTTGATATGGCGATGTCCCTTTTCAGTTATGGCAAGCTGGAAACCTATATGAGGGAGAAGAAGGAACTACCCGTCCCAGGTGGATGGGACGAAAAGGGAGAGCTTACTACCGACCCTGAAGCGATTCTACAAAGCAAGCGTTCTCTTCCCATTGGTTTCTGGAAGGGAACCAGCTTGGCCCTTGCCCTTGATCTGATTGCAGCAACCCTCTCTGGTGGAAGGACTACTCGCTCCATTGGGTCCTTGGCAGAGGAGGGAGAAGTCTCCCAGGTCTTCCTGGTCTTTGATACCTCCAAGTTCCCCGACCAGGAGAACCTGCAGAAAGAGATCCGGGCAACCCTTGATGACCTGGCAAACTCAACCCCTTTGGAGGCAGAGAAACCTGTTCGTTATCCAGGCCAATTCAGGGAGCAAACAAGAAAGGAGAATCTAGAGAAGGGCATTCCCGTTGATGAGGTCGTTTGGAACACTATTCTCTCCCTCTGA